The following are encoded together in the Chiroxiphia lanceolata isolate bChiLan1 chromosome 8, bChiLan1.pri, whole genome shotgun sequence genome:
- the SMNDC1 gene encoding survival of motor neuron-related-splicing factor 30 — protein sequence MSEDLAKQLASYKAQLQQVEAALSGNADNEDLLKLKKDLQEVIELTKDLLSTQPSETLASSDSSASALPSHSWKVGDRCMAIWSEDGQCYEAEIEEIDEENGTAAVTFAGYGNAEVTPLFNLKPVEEGRKAKEDSGNKPMSKKEMIAQQREYKKKKALKKAQRIKELEQEREDQKVKWQQFNNRAYSKNKKGQVKRSIFASPESVTGKVGVGTCGIADKPMTQYQDTSKYNVRHLMPQ from the exons ATGTCGGAAGACCTTGCCAAGCAGTTGGCCAGCTACAAAGCTCAGCTCCAGCAAGTCGAGGCTGCCTTATCTGGGAATGCCGACAATGAGGATTTGCTGAAACTGAAGAAGGACTTACAG gAAGTCATAGAGTTAACCAAAGATCTCCTTTCAACACAACCTTCGGAAACTCTTGCAAGTTCTGACAGTTCTGcttctgccctgcccagccactcATGGAAGGTTGGGGACAGGTGTATGGCCATATGGAGTGAGGATGGACA GTGTTATGAAGCTGAGATTGAAGAAATAGATGAGGAGAATGGAACAGCTGCAGTCACATTTGCTGGATATGGCAATGCTGAAGTTACACCTCTGTTCAACCTCAAGCCtgtggaagagggaagaaaagcaaaagaggaCAGTGGCAACAAACCCATGTCCAA aaaagaGATGATAGCCCAGCAACGAGAgtataaaaagaagaaagctttgaaaaaagCTCAGAGAATTAAAGAACTTGAACAGGAACGGGAGGACCAGAAAGTCAAGTGGCAACAGTTTAACAACAGAGCCtattctaaaaacaaaaaaggccag GTAAAGAGGAGTATTTTTGCTTCCCCTGAGAGTGTAACTGGCAAAGTTGGAGTTGGAACATGTGGAATTGCAGACAAACCCATGACACAGTATCAAGATACCTCTAAATATAATGTCAGGCATTTGATGCCTCAGTAA